A portion of the Tiliqua scincoides isolate rTilSci1 chromosome 3, rTilSci1.hap2, whole genome shotgun sequence genome contains these proteins:
- the LOC136645307 gene encoding otolin-1-like: MWSKCWRCAIFIITGIVADLSTEGKSTPLPKITKVKAIDVEGTERFDTSVALPTEENHFSEVAETSDTTLDLSTPNYAFRTATTLFPFENYTLDTADFFFNCCDCCAATPGEKGDPGEPGLPGPKGEMGEKGLPGPPGIPGLLGPKGFKGEKGKDREHGDQGTNGIPGYPGKPGEQGETGFKGDKGNYGLPGAKGQKGAKGETCENGTKGEKGDKGELGLPGVDGENGEKGEKGDFGEKGSCGDPGEKGERGERGEIGLKGEKGIKGDMGVEGIHGMDGLKGEKGDPGIRGEKGHPGPPGIMGPIGPKGIVGLKGIRGSPGKKGAKGPKGSKGETPSMPRSAFSVGLSKPFPPPNMPIKFDKILYNDQEDYNPLTGKFNCSIAGAYIFSYHMTIRGRPARISIVAQNKKVVKTRETLYGQEIDQASFLTILKLNLGDQVWLEVTRDWNGVYVSAEDDSIFSGFLLYPDGVSETLL, translated from the exons ATGTGGAGCAAGTGTTGGCGTTGTGCTATCTTCATCATAACCGGCATTGTTGCTGATCTAAGCACAGAGGGCAAAAGTACACCTTTACCCAAGATTACTAAGGTAAAAGCCATTGATGTGGAAGGCACTGAGCGTTTCGACACATCTGTAGCTCTGCCAACAGAGGAAAACCACTTCAGTGAAGTCGCTGAAACCAGTGACACAACGCTGGATTTGTCCACTCCAAACTATGCCTTCCGAACAGCCACCACCCTCTTCCCTTTTGAAAACTATACCCTGGACACGGCTGACTTCTTCTTTAACTGCTGTGACTGCTGTGCTGCAACACCAGGGGAGAAAGGGGATCCGGGTGAGCCTGGATTGCCAG GACCTAAAGGAGAAATGGGAGAGAAAGGCCTTCCAGGTCCTCCAGGAATTCCTGGTCTACTAGGCCCCAAAGGATTCAAAGGAGAAAAAGGCAAGGACA GAGAACATGGTGACCAAGGAACAAATGGAATCCCAGGGTATCCCGGCAAACCAGGAGAACAAG GTGAAACTGGATTTAAAGGAGACAAAGGAAACTATGGTCTGCCTGGAGCCAAGGGGCAAAAGGGTGCCAAGGGGGAAACATGTGAGAATGGCACCAAAGGCgagaagggagacaaaggggagCTGGGATTACCAGGCGTTGATGGGGAaaatggagaaaaaggagaaaagggggaCTTTGGTGAAAAGGGCTCCTGTGGAGATCCTGGTGAGAAAGGGGAAAGAGGAGAAAGGGGTGAAATTGGGCTAAAAGGGGAAAAGGGCATCAAAGGAGACATGGGAGTAGAAGGTATCCATGGTATGGATGGGTTAAAGGGAGAAAAGGGGGACCCTGGTATTAGAGGTGAAAAAGGTCACCCAGGACCACCTGGAATTATGGGACCTATTGGGCCAAAAGGAATTGTTGGTTTGAAAGGAATCCGAGGGTctcctgggaaaaaaggtgccaaaGGTCCCAAAGGCTCAAAAGGGGAGACCCCAAGTATGCCAAGGTCAGCTTTCAGTGTTGGCTTATCCAAGCCTTTCCCACCCCCCAACATGCCTATTAAGTTTGACAAGATTCTGTACAACGACCAGGAAGATTATAACCCTTTGACAGGAAAGTTCAATTGCAGCATTGCTGGGGCTTATATCTTCTCCTATCACATGACTATACGAGGGCGGCCTGCCCGAATTAGTATTGTGGCCCAAAACAAGAAAGTGGTCAAAACCCGAGAGACCCTTTATGGTCAAGAGATAGACCAGGCTTCGTTCCTCACCATTTTGAAATTAAACCTGGGGGATCAGGTTTGGCTGGAAGTCACACGAGACTGGAACGGAGTTTATGTGAGTGCTGAAGATGATAGCATATTTTCTGGCTTTCTCTTATACCCAGATGGAGTATCTGAAACCTTGCTATAA